Within Candidatus Thorarchaeota archaeon, the genomic segment GGTGCTAAAGTCTTCAGTCACGATAGTATTAGAAAATACAAATTCGAAAGCGGCCTGAACTTTTGGATTGAATGTTACAAGATCCATTGCATAGCCTATAACTCTCTCATCATCAGGGATGTGTCCAGGTGATCTCGTCTTGATCCGATTTAGTGGTATGAATGTCGCTCGTCCTGCATGGTCGCGTTTCAGTATCTCAATACAGCGAGTAGCGACATCTTCGTCCTCAACAACAATATGAGTAAGTCGATTACCGCCAGCAATCTCAAGTGCTACAGCATATTCAGGGTCGATTGTACCAAGTTCCGCAACAGTTCCATAGATGCCCTCGACCTCTCCTGTGTCCCTCATTTTAAGGACTCTCGCCACCGCCCTCTTTCGTCGGAGAAATGCCTCTTCAGCCTCCTTTAGGGCGTCTCGTCTGGCTTGCATCTTGATGAGTTCATCTCTTGTTGCCCTGACGATTCCCTCAGACTCGCTGATCTCTTCTTGTAAAGTTGACAATTGCCTGTCTATATCCTCAACCTCCAGGCGTTTGGATGCCTCAAGTTCTCTATTCTGCTGTAACTTCTCTCGTTCTCTGGGAACATCTATTCTGAGTTTTTCGAGTTGCTCCCTTGTCTTCACGAGACTCTCTTCGGCATCGCTCATTTCTTCATAGGCGATTCCGAGTTCTCTCTCATCACTCTTAATTGAGGAACGTATCTCCGAAACGCTCTCATCAAGAGAGATCATCTCACTGTTGAGGGTCTGCAATCTTCTCTGCAGTTCATAGTAATTGTCTTGTTCTTTGTCTAGGCTCTCCTGAAGCATTGTAATCTGTTGTTCTACCTTTTGTAATTCTGTCTCTGTCTCTTCTAAACGAGCAGTATGTTCTTGGATGGACTCATTGTTCCTCTTGATTTGGTCTTTTACCGACTTCTGCGCTTCAACGAGTTCATCCAATTCTCGAATCTTCGCTTCGTGATCCTCTCTCGCACGTTCGAGATCACTTTGCACATGGCCTACCGCTGCAGAGACCACCCCTAATTGTTCGGAGATTCTACTAGAGTCGCCACCAGTAATACGATCAATCTCTTGGTCGATTGACTCTATCTCCTCCTCAACATCCTTGCTCTTCTCTTCGAGTTCGTCAAGTTCACGTCTTAATCTCTCGGCTTCTTCAGCACGTTCGGTCAGGGTCTCACTAATCGTTTCAATTCGATTCTGTGATTTGATTATCTTCCATGCAATGATGTCGATTTTGATGGTCTTCATCTGATTTTGGATGTTTGTATATCGCATTGCATCTTCTCTTTCTTCTTCAAGCTTCTCTAGATGCCGTCGTCTCTCTTGGAGTTGAGTATCTACTTTGGAGAGATTAGCCTCGCTCTCTGAGAGTTTCTTCAGGGCTCGTTCTTTCTGTTCATCGTATGCTGAGATTCCTGCGATCTCCTCGATTAGTTTGCGTCTATCATTTGGACTGACTTTGACCATCTGGGCGATCTCGCCTTGTAATACAAGGTTGTAGCCGTTAGGATCCACCCCAATACTCCCAAGTAGATCTAGGACTGCCGATCTTGTCACGACCCGTCCATTTACTCGACAGACTGACTTGCCTGTTTCATCAAGTTCTCTCTCAATGACTACCTTATCCGCATCAACAGCCAATTTTCTATCTTTGTTGTTGAAGTGGAGTTGAACGACTGCCGATTTTGCCTTCGGAGGCATTCCTGGTTTAGGCGGAGAATAGAGCAGGTCTGAAAAGACACTGGCTCGGAGGGTCTTTGCACTAAGCTGCCCCAATACAAAGAGTAGTGCATCGATGACATTTGATTTGCCTGAGCCATTGGGACCGACTATGCATGTAAATCCAGGATCGAGCTTGATAGTAACAGTATCTCGCCCGAATGATTTGAATCCTTTACAGACGAGTTTGTCTATGTATACCACGTCACGGTCCCGCCCGAAATCGATGTTTCACTTGTTCTATGTTTGCGTCTATATGTGGGTGATACTGCCCACTAAATACACTTGGTAATACCAATGTAATATACAGACAATATTGACATATCACATTTTGTGAATGACGCGGTACTGTAGAAAAAGGTCTCTCTCACATATACCTAGTCGCCTACCATATTAAGCAATGCTCTTCTCAGAGCTATTCTGATAAGACCCATAGCTTCTCTTGCAGTTTCTCCTGCAATGCCTGCAAGAACCATTTCTACATCCCCAAGAATCACAACTAGGCCTTTTTCTGAAGCGATTGTGACCTCCTTGAGTCCTCCTTGTTCTAGACCTGAAACGAGCTGTGCGGAGTTTCCGGCGATCTTGACTGCAAGCTTTGCCACTTCCGTCTGATTCACATCTTCAGTCACAGTATGTCCAAAAATTACCTTCCCTTTTGCATCACATACGACGATTCCCTGAATATCTGCGTTTGCCGCCATTACTTCGGCCACAATATTTTCAATTTTTGCTTTATCAACCATTTCGCCAGTCCTCCGGGCTTCCGCAATAAACGATGTTATTATTCAAACGACTATCCTGTTATATATATGTCACCGTTTACCGTTATGACACGATAATACTCTATGTGTAGTGATTCTCTATTTTGTCTTCTGCACGATTCATTTAATAGTGTTGGCTGAAAATACCCTCTGATTACGCATGCCGCTTTTTAAACCGTCATCAAAGAGATTTCCCAAGTCCTCATCAATGGCAAAAGACATTCCCTACGTTCTTCGAGTTGAGTTTCGTGACTTAGAACGTGGCGCTTCAACTATTGTTGGGAAACCTATTGCATGTTTCAAATGTAATGCATATCTGACAGACCCCTCTCAGATCATAGATGATGAGGCAACTGGGAAGCATTTCATCTGCCCCTTCTGTGGGACTTTGAATATTATTGAGGGCGAAGTTCTTCTTGCGGGAGATGATGCAGATATTGTTCTTAGTTCTCCACCGGATACGTCCACTGACACATCAGTTCATCCATACACAGGAAATTCTTTCTTGGCCGTTCTCGATCTGTCCGGTTCTATGAGTGGGGCTTCGCTTGCCGCCGTTAAGCGTAGTCTTACATCATCAGTAGATAGTCTGGTTGCCAACTCTCCAGATACCGTGTTTGGCCTGATCGAGTTCGAGTCTTCAGTCAGATATCGTAATATCGGCAGTGGCACTATACTTGAACTTCCGTCCGATTCTTTCTTTAATTTTAACACAATAGTTTCGAATGCAGAGCAACTTGTGGATGCCATCAAACTCATGGCTGTTGGACCCAATGCTCCCTCTATCAAGAGATATATCAAATCGCTCTCTGCACGAGGTATCACAGCTCTTGGCCCTGCTATGGTCTTTGCATACGTTATAGCCAAACATCACCATGTAAGTCGTATCGTCTTATTGACTGATGGATTGGCAAATCTTGGCATCGGCTCATTTGAAGGATTCCAAGCAATCCCTCCAAAGGAGTTTTACTTGAGTATAGCTAAGCAGTTTTTCGAAGTTGGTACGACTGTGGATGTTGTTGGAATCGCTTCATCATCTGGGCTTGAGATGAAGACACTTGGAATTCTCCCAGATACAACTAATGGGCAGATGTATTATGTCACTCCGAATGAGCTAGATTTGAGTATGTCCGAATTAGCTGGTACCGAACTACTTGGTCATGATGTAGAAATCAGAATAATTACTCCCTCTGGTGTGACCATCCGCGATGCCTCTGGTCTCTCGCGCGTAGCCTCTGACCTCTTGAAAAAGAAGCAAGCCACAAAGATTGGGTCTGTTAGCAGTGATCACGAGATCTGTATTGAGGTCGCCCCTGAAGGGACGCTTGAGGCCGATGAGGTTCCTATCCAAGTACAGGTCGAATATACTGATGCTGATGGAGCAAGGCGTGTTAGGGCAATGACAACAACTTTACCAGTAGCGCATGACGAGTCTGAGTTGATATCGGAAATGGATCCTACTGTCAGTGCCACTTTTGTAACCCAAAAAGCAGGAGAGGCATCTTTTGATGGTTCAAGCAAAGAGGGCCGAGATATCATTACGACATTTCGAGCGGCACTGAAAAAGCGCGCCAAATCTGCACCCGAGGCAGTTCGTCGAGATCTGGAAGAAGTTGACTTGGTTCTCTCCGAAGAAGAAGCGGAGATGGGTAAAATCGAGGAAGAACTGGAAATGGCACCTCCTGCGGCTCAAGCCCGTGTTGCAGATGCTGCATTCACTGCGCGATATAAACAGAAACGGCGTACTTCTAAGGAGCTCTTCAAGAAAAGTAAGAAGAAGAGCAAATCCAAATAGATCTCTCCTTCCCCGTAGAGCTCAAAATGCGCAAAATATG encodes:
- the smc gene encoding chromosome segregation protein SMC, whose protein sequence is MVYIDKLVCKGFKSFGRDTVTIKLDPGFTCIVGPNGSGKSNVIDALLFVLGQLSAKTLRASVFSDLLYSPPKPGMPPKAKSAVVQLHFNNKDRKLAVDADKVVIERELDETGKSVCRVNGRVVTRSAVLDLLGSIGVDPNGYNLVLQGEIAQMVKVSPNDRRKLIEEIAGISAYDEQKERALKKLSESEANLSKVDTQLQERRRHLEKLEEEREDAMRYTNIQNQMKTIKIDIIAWKIIKSQNRIETISETLTERAEEAERLRRELDELEEKSKDVEEEIESIDQEIDRITGGDSSRISEQLGVVSAAVGHVQSDLERAREDHEAKIRELDELVEAQKSVKDQIKRNNESIQEHTARLEETETELQKVEQQITMLQESLDKEQDNYYELQRRLQTLNSEMISLDESVSEIRSSIKSDERELGIAYEEMSDAEESLVKTREQLEKLRIDVPREREKLQQNRELEASKRLEVEDIDRQLSTLQEEISESEGIVRATRDELIKMQARRDALKEAEEAFLRRKRAVARVLKMRDTGEVEGIYGTVAELGTIDPEYAVALEIAGGNRLTHIVVEDEDVATRCIEILKRDHAGRATFIPLNRIKTRSPGHIPDDERVIGYAMDLVTFNPKVQAAFEFVFSNTIVTEDFSTAKKMGFKGWRAVSLEGDLVERSGLISGGHYQRGSAGLSLKIEDKSPEIREKLQGLEEILESLIAKRQELLKSKKQLEREIQDLSKVNYRSGIQLENHEETLKNLEMKEKQLQRKVESATIQIKALESQITDLRKRDEEFTEKRERIRAERDECNEQLATSKASQISQDIRNLTGVAEHLKKKRDDIQKEISALRVALDERLKPKADEIELRIQALSAVIPSLEAEVRQLETHLASKEQEAEVLRERREKIEETVKDHRVRQIHLKEEARNIRFRHEEIRDAQTSNEKAVYRLQSEQSRLQNEIIASLAELKQMADADDELAKRDKMRELTYKEIEDLEEKLRALNRELEAMGPVNLKALTDYDAEKERYEEIVEKKTKLEEEHKEILKFMEELEREKTQKFLQVYNEIADNFSKVFAKLSPGGEASLMLENPEHPLMGGITVRSKPRGKDIVSLDAMSGGEKTLTGLALIFAIQLHSPASFYVFDEIDAALDDVNAHNVALLISEMSKSSQFIVVSLRDVTVRKADRLVGVTNQDGISRIVAVDLEEVAGAA
- a CDS encoding roadblock/LC7 domain-containing protein, with translation MVDKAKIENIVAEVMAANADIQGIVVCDAKGKVIFGHTVTEDVNQTEVAKLAVKIAGNSAQLVSGLEQGGLKEVTIASEKGLVVILGDVEMVLAGIAGETAREAMGLIRIALRRALLNMVGD